In Phreatobacter oligotrophus, one DNA window encodes the following:
- a CDS encoding Lrp/AsnC ligand binding domain-containing protein: MSSEGLGLDGVDRRILRLLQDDGRISNVDLAERIGLSPTATSERVKRLTRDGYIAGYGARLDPVKLGRGFLVFVEVTLDKTTPDIFDRFAAAVARAPDVLECHLVAGGFDYLVKTRVADMAAYRAFLGDVLLSLPGVRETRTYAVMEEVKATANLPV, from the coding sequence ATATCTTCGGAAGGCCTTGGCCTCGATGGCGTCGACCGCCGCATCCTTCGCCTGTTGCAGGATGACGGCCGCATTTCGAACGTCGATCTCGCCGAGCGGATCGGCCTGTCCCCCACCGCCACGAGCGAGCGGGTGAAGCGGCTGACCCGCGACGGCTACATTGCCGGCTATGGCGCGCGGCTCGATCCGGTGAAGCTCGGCCGCGGCTTCCTCGTCTTCGTCGAGGTGACGCTGGACAAGACCACGCCGGACATTTTCGACCGTTTCGCCGCGGCGGTCGCCCGCGCGCCCGACGTGCTGGAATGCCACCTCGTCGCCGGCGGCTTCGACTATCTCGTCAAGACCCGGGTCGCCGACATGGCGGCCTACCGCGCCTTCCTCGGGGATGTGCTGCTGTCGCTGCCGGGCGTCCGCGAGACGCGGACCTATGCGGTGATGGAAGAGGTCAAGGCCACCGCGAACCTGCCGGTCTAG
- the putA gene encoding bifunctional proline dehydrogenase/L-glutamate gamma-semialdehyde dehydrogenase PutA: MSLLPRFDAPYAEADEAIAARLLAGAALPAAAEARIDDRARALIGAIRAKSGGLGGIEDFLREYSLTTKEGLALMVLAEALLRVPDSRTADALIEDKLSGTDWAHRATRSEAWLVSASAWALGVTARVIHPGETPEGILETLGKRLGLPTVRAATRQAMRLLGSHFVLGQTIEEALGRAGAARRFRYSYDMLGEGARTAADAERYLASYHAAIAAIGKSAGNEALPNRPGISVKLSALHPRYEAVSAKRVMGELVPKLLALAQAAKAHDLNFTVDAEEADRLELSLDVIAAVLADPSLAGWDGFGLAVQAYQKRALAVIDWLDDLAARLDRRLMVRLVKGAYWDTEVKRAQERGLADFPVFTRKPMTDLHYMACARRLLAARPRIYPQFATHNALTIATILEEAGGAEGYEFQRLHGMGEALYDSLLATLPDAACRTYAPVGGHRDLLAYLVRRLLENGANSSFVSASADPAVPVETLLTRPQSWIGAAADARPVKLPRPKDLYAPGRVNSAGVEFGDARALALFREAVAKGPASFPEAARPLVGGKALRGAIRSVTSPVDGAPVGAVEEADAAAVTAAFDRAAAGFAVWSRTPVSTRAEALETLADKLEARLGTFCALLAREAGKTLDDGVAEVREAVDFCRYYAQEARRQFGEGVVMPGPTGEENRLRLRGRGTIVCISPWNFPLAIFLGQVAAALAAGNAVIAKPAEQTPLVAAATVALAHEAGIPADALALMPGDGRVGALLVGEPRVTGVAFTGSTEVAWIINRQLAAKRGPIVPLIAETGGINAMIVDATALPEQVSDDVVLSAFRSAGQRCSALRLLCLQEDVAERMLEMVIGAAAELRIGDPMDPATHVGPVIDAEAKARLEAVVERAKAEGRLVWQARLPADLPPGLFVPPAVIRVAKPEDLTEEVFGPVLHVTTWKAGGLARLTDAIAANGTGLTLGIHSRIDQVVEEVVARLANGNVYVNRNMIGAVVGTQPFGGSGLSGTGPKAGGPHYLPRFALEQVVTVNTAAAGGNASLLAGGEG, from the coding sequence ATGTCGCTCCTTCCCCGTTTCGATGCCCCCTATGCCGAAGCCGACGAGGCGATCGCCGCCCGGCTGCTCGCCGGTGCGGCGCTGCCGGCCGCCGCCGAGGCGCGGATCGACGACAGGGCGCGGGCGCTCATCGGCGCCATCCGGGCGAAGTCGGGCGGGCTCGGCGGCATCGAGGACTTCCTGCGCGAATATTCGCTGACCACCAAGGAGGGCCTCGCCCTCATGGTGCTGGCGGAAGCGCTCTTGCGCGTGCCGGATTCGCGCACCGCCGACGCGCTCATCGAGGACAAGCTGTCGGGCACGGACTGGGCGCACCGGGCGACGCGCTCGGAGGCGTGGCTGGTCTCGGCCTCGGCCTGGGCGCTCGGCGTCACCGCCCGCGTCATCCATCCCGGCGAGACGCCGGAGGGCATCCTGGAGACGCTCGGCAAGCGGCTCGGCCTGCCGACCGTGCGCGCCGCGACGCGGCAGGCCATGCGGCTGCTCGGCTCGCATTTCGTCCTCGGCCAGACCATCGAGGAGGCGCTGGGCCGGGCCGGCGCCGCCCGCCGCTTCCGCTACTCCTACGACATGCTCGGCGAGGGCGCCCGCACCGCCGCCGATGCGGAGCGCTACCTTGCCTCCTACCACGCCGCCATCGCCGCCATCGGCAAGAGCGCGGGCAACGAGGCGCTGCCCAACCGCCCGGGCATCTCCGTGAAGCTCTCGGCGCTGCACCCGCGCTACGAGGCGGTGAGCGCCAAGCGGGTCATGGGCGAGCTGGTGCCGAAGCTGCTCGCCCTCGCCCAGGCCGCCAAGGCCCATGACCTCAACTTCACCGTCGACGCCGAGGAGGCGGACCGGCTCGAACTGTCGCTGGACGTGATCGCGGCGGTGCTGGCCGATCCCTCTCTCGCCGGCTGGGACGGCTTCGGCCTTGCCGTGCAGGCCTACCAGAAGCGGGCGCTGGCAGTGATCGACTGGCTCGACGACCTCGCCGCCCGCCTCGACCGGCGGCTGATGGTGCGGCTCGTGAAGGGCGCCTACTGGGACACCGAGGTGAAGCGGGCGCAGGAGCGCGGCCTTGCTGATTTCCCGGTCTTCACCCGCAAGCCGATGACCGACCTCCATTACATGGCCTGCGCCCGCCGGCTGCTGGCGGCGCGGCCGCGCATCTATCCGCAATTCGCCACCCACAATGCGCTGACCATCGCGACGATCCTCGAGGAGGCCGGCGGCGCCGAGGGCTACGAGTTCCAGCGGCTGCACGGCATGGGCGAGGCGCTCTACGACTCGCTGCTGGCGACGCTGCCGGACGCCGCCTGCCGCACCTATGCGCCGGTCGGCGGCCATCGCGACCTCCTCGCCTATCTCGTGCGACGCCTTCTCGAAAATGGCGCCAATTCCTCCTTCGTCTCGGCCTCGGCCGATCCCGCCGTGCCGGTGGAAACGCTGCTGACCCGGCCGCAGAGCTGGATCGGCGCCGCCGCCGATGCGCGGCCGGTGAAGCTGCCGCGGCCGAAGGACCTCTATGCGCCGGGCCGTGTGAACTCGGCCGGCGTCGAGTTCGGCGATGCGCGCGCACTCGCCCTCTTCCGCGAAGCCGTGGCCAAGGGCCCGGCCAGCTTTCCCGAGGCGGCGCGCCCGCTGGTCGGCGGCAAGGCGCTGCGCGGCGCCATCCGCTCGGTGACGAGCCCGGTGGACGGGGCGCCCGTCGGCGCGGTCGAGGAGGCGGATGCGGCCGCCGTGACGGCGGCCTTCGACCGCGCGGCGGCGGGCTTCGCGGTGTGGAGCCGCACGCCGGTCAGCACCCGCGCCGAGGCGCTGGAGACGCTCGCCGACAAGCTGGAGGCGCGGCTCGGCACCTTCTGCGCGCTGCTCGCCCGCGAGGCCGGCAAGACGCTCGACGACGGCGTCGCCGAGGTCCGTGAGGCGGTCGATTTCTGCCGCTACTATGCGCAGGAGGCCCGCCGCCAGTTCGGCGAGGGGGTGGTGATGCCGGGGCCCACGGGTGAGGAAAACCGCCTGCGGCTGCGCGGCCGCGGCACCATTGTCTGCATCAGCCCGTGGAACTTCCCGCTGGCGATCTTCCTCGGCCAGGTGGCGGCGGCGCTCGCCGCCGGCAATGCCGTCATCGCCAAGCCCGCCGAGCAGACGCCGCTGGTCGCTGCGGCGACCGTGGCGCTCGCCCATGAGGCGGGCATCCCCGCCGACGCCCTGGCGCTCATGCCCGGCGACGGGCGGGTCGGCGCGCTGCTCGTCGGCGAGCCACGCGTCACCGGTGTCGCCTTCACCGGCTCCACTGAGGTCGCCTGGATCATCAACCGCCAGCTGGCGGCGAAGCGCGGGCCCATCGTGCCGCTCATCGCCGAGACCGGCGGCATCAACGCCATGATCGTCGATGCCACCGCGCTTCCCGAGCAGGTGAGCGACGATGTGGTGCTTTCGGCCTTCCGCTCCGCCGGCCAGCGCTGCTCGGCGCTGCGCCTGCTCTGCCTGCAGGAGGACGTGGCGGAGCGCATGCTGGAGATGGTCATCGGCGCCGCCGCGGAGCTGCGCATCGGCGACCCCATGGACCCCGCGACCCATGTCGGCCCGGTCATCGATGCCGAGGCCAAGGCGCGGCTGGAGGCGGTGGTGGAGCGGGCCAAGGCGGAGGGCCGGCTCGTCTGGCAGGCGCGGCTCCCCGCCGACCTGCCGCCGGGCCTCTTCGTGCCGCCGGCCGTCATTCGCGTGGCGAAGCCGGAGGACCTGACCGAGGAGGTCTTCGGCCCCGTCCTGCATGTCACGACCTGGAAGGCGGGGGGCCTCGCGAGGCTCACCGACGCCATCGCCGCCAATGGCACGGGCCTCACCCTCGGCATCCATTCGCGCATCGACCAGGTGGTCGAGGAGGTCGTGGCGCGCCTCGCCAACGGCAATGTTTATGTGAACCGCAACATGATCGGCGCGGTGGTTGGCACCCAGCCCTTCGGCGGCTCGGGCCTCTCCGGCACCGGGCCCAAGGCCGGCGGGCCGCATTACCTGCCGCGCTTCGCGCTGGAGCAGGTGGTCACTGTCAACACCGCCGCGGCCGGCGGCAATGCCAGCCTTCTGGCGGGCGGGGAGGGCTAA